From Bdellovibrio sp. ArHS, the proteins below share one genomic window:
- a CDS encoding PAS domain-containing protein — protein sequence MQDLNELPEYAQKLDVDHPVRVYLDENNYLKKILFELSEADAEKDFQAFFNIFNQVAQVDIRYVRKENQLFPFLEKKGWLGPSHGMWSFHDQIRQQIRDIRAKLEKKDFKELRPDVTMLISEMARMIQIEEMRLFPISLDILDAEDWKQAAQGEQEIGWMHKKIAVAPTPPPPPPISKPVNAAGDSLRMNEGYLSLEQINLLLQVVPLDLTYVDENDKVLFYNRGEERVFPRSAGVIGREVRFCHPPKSVGTVLKILEEFKAGRQNTAEFWINYRGKTIHIRYFAVRDAEKKYRGVIELSQDITDIKNIQGERRLLEWEA from the coding sequence ATGCAAGACTTAAATGAATTACCCGAATATGCCCAGAAGTTAGATGTAGATCATCCCGTCCGAGTCTATCTTGACGAAAATAATTATTTGAAAAAAATCTTGTTCGAGCTTTCAGAAGCGGACGCCGAAAAGGACTTTCAAGCCTTCTTCAACATATTTAATCAAGTTGCGCAGGTGGATATTCGCTATGTGCGCAAAGAAAATCAGTTGTTTCCATTTTTGGAAAAAAAAGGGTGGTTGGGCCCCAGTCATGGAATGTGGAGCTTTCACGATCAGATTCGCCAACAGATTCGTGATATTCGAGCGAAGTTGGAAAAGAAAGATTTTAAAGAGTTGCGTCCCGATGTGACGATGTTAATAAGTGAAATGGCGCGCATGATACAAATTGAAGAAATGCGTCTTTTCCCCATTTCTCTGGACATTCTCGACGCAGAAGATTGGAAACAGGCCGCGCAAGGTGAACAAGAAATCGGATGGATGCACAAAAAGATTGCTGTTGCGCCCACGCCGCCCCCCCCGCCGCCCATTTCAAAACCCGTCAACGCCGCGGGCGATTCTTTGCGAATGAACGAAGGATATCTAAGTTTGGAACAGATCAACTTGCTTTTGCAAGTGGTTCCCTTGGATCTAACCTATGTCGACGAAAATGACAAAGTTCTTTTCTACAATCGGGGCGAGGAACGGGTCTTCCCGCGCAGTGCTGGTGTGATCGGTCGCGAAGTGCGTTTCTGTCATCCACCTAAAAGCGTCGGGACGGTTTTAAAGATTTTAGAAGAGTTTAAAGCCGGTCGCCAAAATACGGCAGAATTTTGGATTAACTATCGGGGCAAAACAATTCACATTCGATATTTCGCAGTCCGCGACGCCGAAAAGAAATATCGCGGTGTGATTGAGCTGTCCCAGGACATCACGGATATTAAGAATATCCAGGGTGAAAGAAGGCTTTTAGAGTGGGAAGCGTAA